In one Spirosoma rigui genomic region, the following are encoded:
- a CDS encoding OmpA family protein encodes MKTNTLSALLVALCVTVGLTGCNSAMQAYKKGVRHYDAGEYNLALTQFQKAGGGGIDPARLNYYTAESYRLSNRFGEAVPFYQKALEANTTEPNARFNYAYALKSQGNYPAALEQLQQFVASAPKTTAKATLDKAKREVETLRAIDVIAKNKSLITLRNMGNLNSTGSEFAPVVRGEELVFTASRKEQTYKNNGLPMLGLYKTKLNQNPDETGTSPAPEPFSTNVFQGDVNEGTPAFSKDGKTMILARGNNGKRKGGLDVDLYISRLGEGNAWSQPQRLPISDSLAWDGSPAFSADGKTLYFASNRAGGVGGIDLYRTSIDASGRFSRPVNMGRDINTPGDEMFPYVAPNAKLYFASDGHPGLGKLDVFVATRSGGVTRVENMGQPINSPADDFGLIYTEPTKGFLASNRGGGKGDDDIYFFQEGPAADTTTIAQNPPNAPKTVRYFIAGTVSVNETPVVPLDSARVRILDDATGQPIAEVTTGETGTFGKYPLQEGKDYTILAERRGYLTRRETFTMQGKSIPQIFLTKPQTDTTFYVPLLLDKSLLNKTFVLENIYYDLDKYNIRADAAPELDKIVVILKDNPTLKLELSSHTDVRAPDAYNLRLSQNRAKAAVDYIVSQGISADRLVAKGYGETQLVVKNAKTEEEHQRNRRTEIKILEL; translated from the coding sequence ATGAAAACCAATACGTTGTCTGCGTTGCTGGTCGCGTTGTGTGTAACCGTTGGCCTAACGGGTTGCAACTCGGCCATGCAGGCGTATAAAAAAGGCGTTCGCCATTACGACGCCGGGGAGTACAATCTGGCGTTGACGCAGTTTCAGAAGGCCGGGGGCGGTGGGATCGACCCCGCCCGGCTCAACTACTACACTGCCGAGTCCTACCGCTTATCGAACCGCTTTGGGGAGGCCGTTCCTTTCTACCAGAAAGCGCTGGAAGCCAACACAACGGAGCCCAACGCCCGCTTTAATTACGCTTACGCGCTGAAATCGCAGGGGAATTACCCCGCTGCGCTGGAACAGCTACAGCAATTCGTAGCCAGTGCGCCCAAAACCACGGCCAAGGCTACCCTGGATAAGGCAAAACGCGAGGTTGAAACGCTGCGCGCGATCGATGTCATTGCTAAGAACAAATCGCTTATCACGCTCCGCAATATGGGCAACCTCAACTCCACGGGGTCGGAGTTTGCGCCGGTTGTGCGGGGTGAGGAACTGGTGTTTACGGCGTCGCGCAAAGAGCAGACCTACAAGAACAACGGCTTGCCGATGCTGGGTCTCTATAAAACAAAACTGAATCAGAACCCCGACGAGACGGGAACGTCGCCCGCGCCGGAACCCTTCAGCACCAACGTGTTTCAGGGTGATGTGAACGAAGGAACGCCCGCTTTCTCGAAAGATGGCAAAACCATGATTCTGGCGCGTGGCAACAACGGCAAGCGGAAGGGCGGGCTGGATGTCGATCTGTACATCAGCCGCCTGGGTGAGGGAAATGCCTGGAGCCAGCCGCAGCGGCTGCCCATCAGCGATTCGCTGGCCTGGGACGGGTCTCCTGCTTTTTCGGCCGACGGTAAAACCCTGTATTTTGCCTCCAACCGGGCTGGCGGGGTAGGGGGTATCGACCTCTACCGGACCAGTATTGATGCGTCGGGCCGGTTCAGTCGCCCGGTCAACATGGGCCGCGACATTAATACGCCCGGCGACGAGATGTTCCCCTACGTAGCACCCAATGCCAAGCTGTATTTTGCTTCCGACGGTCACCCGGGCCTGGGCAAACTGGACGTTTTCGTGGCAACGCGCTCCGGTGGTGTTACCCGAGTGGAGAATATGGGCCAGCCCATCAACTCGCCCGCCGACGATTTTGGCCTGATCTACACCGAACCAACGAAGGGATTTCTGGCCTCGAACCGCGGAGGTGGTAAAGGCGACGACGATATCTACTTTTTCCAGGAAGGGCCAGCGGCCGATACCACAACCATTGCCCAGAACCCGCCCAATGCGCCCAAAACGGTCCGTTATTTTATTGCCGGAACGGTTTCGGTGAATGAAACGCCCGTTGTGCCGCTCGATTCGGCCCGGGTGCGGATTCTGGATGATGCGACCGGCCAGCCCATTGCCGAAGTGACAACCGGCGAAACGGGTACGTTCGGTAAATATCCGCTGCAGGAAGGAAAGGACTATACCATCCTGGCCGAACGCCGGGGCTACCTCACCCGCCGGGAAACGTTTACAATGCAGGGAAAAAGTATCCCGCAGATCTTCCTGACCAAGCCGCAAACCGACACGACGTTCTACGTGCCGCTGCTGCTGGATAAATCGCTGCTGAACAAAACGTTTGTGCTCGAAAACATCTACTACGATCTGGACAAGTATAACATCCGGGCCGATGCTGCGCCGGAGCTTGACAAAATTGTTGTTATCCTGAAAGATAACCCAACGCTCAAACTCGAACTAAGCTCGCACACCGACGTTCGGGCACCGGACGCTTATAACCTGCGCCTGTCGCAGAACCGGGCCAAGGCGGCTGTGGATTATATCGTGTC